GTGTCGTTCCAGTCCCTAACGTCCCGTTGGGACTCAGGGTCAGCCTACGTCGTTAAGTCTAGTTCGTTATACGACATCTGAAAAATAAATACAAAACTTTAAATAAGGATTGACATTACATCATTTTCGATGTAATGTCAAGTGTGCAAAAGAAATGGAAAATTCTCTATTTTTCGGAAAAAAAGGATATACCTTCCGAAATTGAGATTTTCATAAATTCTAAGGATGAAAGAAACCAGGCAAAAATATTCGCTTGGTTAGATAAACTTGCTGAGTTAGGCCCAAATCTCCCTAGACCATACGCAGATCTTTTAATTGATGGAATTCATGAATTAAGAATTAAACTTTCTGGATCGCAGATTAGAATTTTATATTTCTTTTGTTATAAAGACTATATTATACTTACAAATCAATTTGTTAAAAATACAGAAAAAGTTCCTAAAGCTGAAATTAGCAAAGCTATTAAAAGAAGAGAAACTTTCTTACAAAAATATACTGAAAAAAACTTAAAGGAGTTAAATTTATGAGATCGTTAAAGAATCATTTAGATACTAAATTAAAAAGTAGATCTTTTAAGGAAAAATTTGAGGAAGAGAAAGAACTTGTTAATATCTCTATTGAGTTACAATCTTTGAGAGAAAAAAAGGGATTATCACAATCTGATTTAGCGAAAAAAGCACATGTTACTCAACAGCAACTATCAAAAATTGAAAATGGCGTTAATTGCAACTTATCTACATTTTTGAAAGTATGCCATGCATTAGATATGGAAATATCAATTAAAAACAGAAAACTTTCGGCTTAGTTTCAGACGACGTATAACAGCGGCTAACCGCTGCGCTTCGGGACTTCGCCCTCGCTTGGTCTGCGACACATAGGCTTTCTGTCACTCGCTTGCATACGCAAGCTCCGTGCCAGTCCCTAACGTCCCGCTGGGACTCAGGGTCAGCCTACGTCGGTTAGTCTAGTTCGTTATACGCCATGCTTTAAAAATTAGGAGAAATATGGAAAATCAAATATGTCAAATTTGCAAGACAAGAGTTGACCCTAGTGAACGCTATCCAAACTATGTATGCGAGAATTGTAGTAGCGAATCCGTTTCAAAAGATGGACGACCCTTAATTTTTTCAAATACTGCTTTTACAGGAGGCTTCAAAGCAAATTTTAAAGATTCTCTTATTGAGTATAAGGAAGAAAGTGGCCATATTTGTTTTATAAAAAACATAAAATGCTGGGCCGAGGAAGCTCATCTTGGCGGAATCGTCATTGAAACATATTATCCTATAATCTCTAATAATTTCTTTCATATAAAAAACAACCTAAAGCGAATTAAAATTAAATTAGAAGCTGCCCAAACAAAAATTCACAATTATATTATTGAAGATCCTTTGCGTTTTTTTTATAAACTTAAGTACGAAAAATTAGGCTATGATCCTCTTGGATCAGGATTTAGAGAAGAAAATCTTATAGAGCAAATAAATCAAACGTTCACAAGCATCGTGACATTCTTAGCATTGAGGTATCTTATGGAAAAATTTGGAGAGGATATTTATGAAGTTAACTGCCAAACCGAGAGCGGATTTGATATAGTTAATAAAGAGAAAGGAATCATAGCCGAAGTATTTTCAACCGTTGATATTCATAACAATAATAAATTAAAAAAAGATATCGAAAAAATTTCTAATTTAAAATCTGAAAATAAATATATATTCTATTATGCACATAAAGATTCTAATACTAGAGAAACAAAAGATAATGAAATTAATATTATTAAATTTTCAAAGGAAGACTTAGAAGCAGCTTTTGATTAAAAAAATAAAGCACGGCGTATAACAGCGACTAACCGCTTCGCTTCGGGACGAGCCCTCGCTTGGGCTGCGCCACATAGGCTTCTGGCACTCCCCTTGCCTTCGCAAGTGTCGTTCCAGTCCCTAACGTCCCGTTTCCGGGACTCAGGGCCAGCCTACGTCGGTTAGTCTAGTTCGTTATGCGAAAGCCAATAAAATTATATGACAAAAAAATACTGGTCACAAAGAAAAGGAATTAATGCGAAATTCGATTTAAATGGTCTAAAAAGATCCTTTAAAAGTGTATTTCAAAAATATTATCAACAAGATTATTACCAAGAGTTTTTCGGATACTATTGTGTTGATCAAGGGGATGTCCCTGGGAAAGCAGGAAATGATATTAGTGAATATATATTCAGAAAGACAAGAAGAGAAGTTGAATGGCCTTTAATCGACAATCTAGACAAACTTGATGAAGATTTTCTCTTTGACATGATTGAATTTATGCATGATTGCATTTCAAAACCAGTCGATGGGTACTATCATTCCTATTCAGGCTGCGGATACCATTATAATTCATTCAATGCAATTTCAGGCCAGGAAGAATTTAGACAAGATATTAATCCAATGCTAAATGATTACTCAGATGGCTATGAATTAAACAATTTTGGTGAAATTGTTCTTTTACTAACGCCAGGCTTAAAGGAATTAACAGAAGCCTCTATTCCTGCAAAAGAAAATGAATCTAAATCCATAAAGATAAAAATGGAAAGAGCAATAAAAAAGTATAGGGATCGACATTCAAACTTTGATGATAGAAAAGATGCATTAAGAGAATTGGCAGATGTTTTAGAGTTTTTAAGACCGACCGTAAAGACAGAATTATTAACTAAAGATGAAAATGATTTATTCCATATAGCAAATAATTTTGCAGTAAGACATAACAATGCAAAACAAAGAGATGACTACGGCCCAGCGTGGCTGAGTTGGATATTTTATCTATATTTAGCTACAATACATTTATGCTTAAGATTACGTGATAAGTAATTGGCCTTCGCATAACAGCGACTAACCGCTTCGCTTCGGGACTTGCGCCCTCGCTCGGTCTGCGACACATAGGCTTCTGGCACTCCTCTTGCTTACGCAAGCGTCGTTCCAGTCCCTAACGTCCCGTCCGGGACTCAGGGCCAGCCTACGTCGGTTAGTCTAGTTCGTTATGCGCAATTTTTTAAACCCATGAAATTAAAAATCGAAATAATAGAATGAAAGACTGGAAAAAATTAGATTCAAAAGAATCAAATTCAGTTTGGGATAAATTTGAAGAAAAATATCAGTTCAAACCGAGTGTATCTGAGTTTCCTGGAATAATAAAAATAAATCCACAATTAAAACTTGATATTTCAGAATGTTATCACGAGACGTTCAATAATACTGAATTTGAAAATATTGCTTCAGATTTATTTAAGAATATTACAAAACCAAATGAAAGAATGTATGCTTTAGATTGGCAACATGAATCATACGACTTTGATCCAAGAAATATAATGGATAGAAATGACAAATCTGACGAATGGTTGATTCCTATATTCCCTAATGGTGATTATTATATTTTTATTACAAAAGATTTCAATAATTTATGGTTTGGTCATCCATGGGAGCAAACAATTACTTTAGTCGGAAATGATTTAATTAAATTTTCTAATAAAATAATTTCTAAATTTTCAGAAATTGGAATTAGATTGTTGTAATACAATAAATAACAAGAAACAAAAAAAATACAATAATTAGAATTTTCCGCAGAATTAAATAGTTTTTTTAAAAAAAATAATATTCTTATGTTTTATATATCAAAGTAGAATCATCGCAAATACTTCAGCATAAATAGTCGACTTCATTGACTGATGGATTAAAAAAAGTAATTATAATAAATGAAAAATTAACAAAAGTATGAATTTATTTTGGAAATTTTATATTTAGTATAAAGAAATAATTTGAGAATATATATTCTTGAAATAAATTTAAGTATCTTTTATTTAGAATACAAAAAACTGCGCATAACAGCGACTAACCGCTTCACTTCGGGACTTACGCCCTCGTTCGGTCTGCGACACATAGGCTTTTGTCACTTCTCTTGCTTACGCAAGCGTCGTGCCAATCCCTAACGTCCCGTTCGGGACTCAGGGCCAGCCTACGTCGGTTAGTCTAGTTCGTTAGCCGAAATTTCTGAAAATATAACTAAATGAAAAAAATAAATGCTTTAATTATTACTTTAGCTTCTGCATTTTATTTAAATGCCTGTTTAGTCACAATTTCTAGAAATGTTTACCTAAATAATAAAGAAAAGGCTATTGGCTATGAAGCATGCAACTACTATGCAAAAGGACAGTCTTACCCAAGAAGTTCAAATTCGCTATTATATACACTTCTTGCAGATTTTATAATTGCAACAGGTCTATCTTTCCTAAATATATATTACGGATTAATTTATTTAACAGCAGGTTACCCCGTTCTTGGATCTGAAACTTTTCCACCATATGTCTTTGAAACTTGGTGCGGAAATCCTTTAAGTCCAGATAAAGCTTCATACAACTACTATTACATTGTGGACAGTACAAAAATTTACGATAATCATCAGTTTCAAAACGAAGGATGTAAGCTAACTGAATCTAGAAAAAATCGCATAATGAAAAAGGTTGTTATTAGCAATCATTATAAGGCTTGCAACGAAACTAATTGCAAAGGAAATGCAGTCGATTCATATTTTGATTCAATGATCAAACTTCTTTTAAATGAAGGAAAGTTAGAGATTTTGTCCGAAGATAATGAGTATTGTCTATACTCTTTCAATTTAAAAGGCGGTTTTGAAAAAATCAAACTGTTGATGCAAGAAAATTGATATCTGGAAACCAGAAACTTCGGCTAACAGCGGGGAAACGCTGCGCTGCGGCACTTACGGCCTTGCTTGGGCTGCGCCACATTCCCTTTCTGTCACTCGCTCGCATACGCAAGCTACGTGCCAGTCCCTAACGTCCCGTCGGGACTCAGGGTCAGGGAACGTCGTCTCCCCTAGTTCGTTATGCGCAATAATTCAAATGTATGCCTTAGGACTTGGGTAAAGGAAAAAAAATATTAAACGGATCTCAAAAAAATGATTGCATTACTTACCAAAATGATAAGTAATATAAAAAGTGATCAAATCATTTGCTGACAAGGAAACTCAGTCCCTTTGGAAAGGTAAATTCTCTAAGAAATTTCCTCCTGAATTGCAAAGGAAAGCATAAATGAAATTAGGAATGTTGAATAACATAAAAGATATTAAGGAATTAAAAATTCCTCCTTCAAATAAACTTCATAGTTTGGATGGAGACAGAAAAGGCCAATTTGCTATTTCAATCAATGATCAATGGAGAATTTGTTTTAGTTTTGATAATGGTGATGTCTTCGATGTTGAAATTGTAGATTATCATTAATTAATTTGGAGGTCCTATATGAAAAAAGAAACTTTTATCAATGTTCATCCTGGGGAAATTCTATCTGAAGAATTTCTTATTCCGTTAGAAATTTCGGCTTATCGCCTTGCAAAAGAAACAGGAATTCCTGAATCAAACATTTCAGATATTATTAACGGTAAAAGAAGTATTACTGCTGCTATTTCAATAAAATTGGGCAAATTTTTTGAACTGAATCCTTTGTTCTGGATCGGGCTTCAAAATGATTATGATATTAGATTAGAAACCCATAAGCTTAAATCAAAAATTAACGATATTAAGTCATTTAAAGAAATTAGAAAGAAAAACGAAAAAAGTAAGAAAATTAAGTCTGTAGCTTAATTCTTTACATGAATTACTGCGCATAACAGCGGCTACTCACTTCGCTTCGGCACTACGGCCTCGCTTGGGCTGCGCCACATTTCCCTTCTGGCATTCGTTTGCATCCGCAAACTCCATGCCAGTCCCTAACGTCCCGGCGGGACTCAGGGTCGGGAAACGTCGAGTAGCCTAGTTCGTTATGCGAAAGTTTGGGGAAAGATTCCGCCACTTCCTGTGGCGGATTAGAAGATAAGATGACATTTTCTTTCTTGACATACCCTATTCAGTAGGGTATGCTTAATTATTGAAAAGGTTATTTATTCATCTTCCTGATTTTGACAAATTTTGGAAAAGAGCTAAATTAGATGATCAAGAGCTATTAGAATTCCAGAATCACCTTTTGGAAAATCCTAAATCTGGCGTTGTAATTAAAGAAACAAACGGCATCAGA
The genomic region above belongs to Leptospira bandrabouensis and contains:
- a CDS encoding DUF2716 domain-containing protein; the encoded protein is MKDWKKLDSKESNSVWDKFEEKYQFKPSVSEFPGIIKINPQLKLDISECYHETFNNTEFENIASDLFKNITKPNERMYALDWQHESYDFDPRNIMDRNDKSDEWLIPIFPNGDYYIFITKDFNNLWFGHPWEQTITLVGNDLIKFSNKIISKFSEIGIRLL
- a CDS encoding HigA family addiction module antitoxin → MKKETFINVHPGEILSEEFLIPLEISAYRLAKETGIPESNISDIINGKRSITAAISIKLGKFFELNPLFWIGLQNDYDIRLETHKLKSKINDIKSFKEIRKKNEKSKKIKSVA
- a CDS encoding helix-turn-helix transcriptional regulator; amino-acid sequence: MRSLKNHLDTKLKSRSFKEKFEEEKELVNISIELQSLREKKGLSQSDLAKKAHVTQQQLSKIENGVNCNLSTFLKVCHALDMEISIKNRKLSA
- a CDS encoding type II toxin-antitoxin system RelE/ParE family toxin, producing MQKKWKILYFSEKKDIPSEIEIFINSKDERNQAKIFAWLDKLAELGPNLPRPYADLLIDGIHELRIKLSGSQIRILYFFCYKDYIILTNQFVKNTEKVPKAEISKAIKRRETFLQKYTEKNLKELNL